The genomic segment CCGGACCGTTCGATCCGCATACTCTTTCGGCTTACTATGAGTTGCTAAGAGCTTTTCTTGAATCACTTTGACCTTATTTAGAGACTCTCTCAACATATCAGTGCCCCAAAGTCTTACCTCGAACGCATCAAACCACCTaataggtgatctacactttctcccaTAAAGGGCCTCAAACGGAGacatatcaatactcgaatgataactattattataagagaGCTCCGCCGATGGTAAAAACCAGTCCCAATGGCCACCGAAATCAATCACACACGCACGAAGCATGTCTTCAAGGACCTGAATCGTCCGCTCGGACTGACCATCTGTCTGGGGTTGGAAAActgtactaaggtccaacctAGTACCCAATTCCAAATGCAAATACTTCCAAAACCGCGATGTAAACGTCGTGCCCTATCGGATATGATGGAAATAGAAACTCCATGCAGTCTAACAATCTCCTGAATGTagatcttggctaacttcttgGCATTATAAATAAGCTGGACCGGAATAAAATGTGCAGACTTAGTCAATCAGTCGACAACGACCCagatcgaatcaaacttacccaaggtctttggaagacccaccacaaaatccatggctatcctcTTCGACTTCCATTCAGGGATGGGTATCCTCTGAAAAGTACCGCCGGGTCTTTGGTGTTCGTACTTAACCTGATGACAATTTAAACACTTGGAAACATAATCAGccatatcacgcttcatcctagcccaccagtaatgttgtctcagatcacggtacatcttcgtaGTAATAGTACGAATAGAATATATAGAACTGTAGGACTCCTCTAAAATCGTCTGAATCAAGTTACCTACTTGAGGAACGCACACGCGCCCCTTAATTCTCAACACGCCTTCTTCagcaatcatggcctccttggcctcaccactcatTACCTTGTCCCGAATTTTGCATAAACCCGAATCATCATATTGTTTTGCCTTAATCTGATCTAGAAGAGATGACCTCACCTCAATAAAAGCCAACACTCTGCTAGAATCGGATAAATCAAGTCGCACCAAACTGTTAGTCAGAGTCtaaacctccatggccaacggacgctctgAAGTGATCAAACGACCCAAGCTGCTCATACTAGCTGACTTCCTGCTcaaggcatccgccactacgtttgccttgccaggatgatataaaatagtaatatcataatccttcaacaattccatccatctccgctgcctagaGTTTAAATCCCGCTAAGTAAACATATGTTGCAGGCTATGATGATCAGTGAATATTTCACAATGGATACCATAAAGATAGTGCATCCAAATCTTCAATGCAAATACCACtgctgccaactctaagtcatgagtaggataattcttttcatgaatcttcaattgcctagaagcataggcaatcaCTCTCTTATCCTACATCAACGCAACACCCAATCCCGAACGGGAAGCTTCACAATAAACCACATAATCTTTACTCTCCACGGGCAAAGCAAGAATTGGTGTTGTGTTTAACAAAGTATTGAGCTTTTGAAATCTCTCTTCACACTCATAGGACCACTAAAATGGTACCTCTTTCTACGTCAAACAGGTCAAGTATGATACAATGGAagcaaaccccttcacaaacCAACGGTAGTAACTAGCTAAACCCACGAAGCTGGGGATTTTTgtcactgatgtgggcctagcccaatctctgACGGCTGTAATCTTTgtgggatcaaccataatcccctctTTCAAAACCACATGCCCCAAGAACGACACTGAatcaagccaaaattcacacttagggAATTTAGCATATAACTCCCTATCCCTCAATAATCCAAGGACAACTCTCAGatatttttcatgatcttcCCTGATCTTTGAATAAATcaatatatcatcaataaatacaataacaaaagaATCTAGGAATGGCTTAAAAATTCGgttcataaaatccataaaagCAGCAGGGGCATTAGTGAGCCCGAAaagacatgacaagaaattctTAATGTCCGTATCTAGTCTGAAAAGCTCTCTTAGGGATATCCTCAGCCCGAAGCTTTAACTGATAGTAGCCCAATCTCAaatcaattttagagaacacacatgctccctgaagctggtcaaacataTCATCAATGCGAGGAATAACATATTTATTCCGTATAGTGACTTTATttaactggcggtaatcaatgcatATCCGCATAGTCCCATCCTTCTTTTTCATAAAAAGCACAAAAGCGCCCCATAGAGAGACACTCGGATGAATAAAACCCTTACTGAGAAGGTCCCGAAGCTGTTCTTTCAATTCCCTCAACTCTGCTAGAGTCATACGATATGAagggatagaaatagggcgagtccCTGGCTCTAAGTCAATGCATAAATCAATATCACGGTCTAGTGGCATACCGGATAAGTTCGCAGGAAACACCTCTGCGAACTCACAAACTACAGGAATAGACTCAAGTGGTTGAATTCAAAGATCAGTatcacgaatatgtaccaaataagccaaacaccccCTCTCAACGAGTTTCTTAGCACGAACATAAGAGATAATTTTCTTTGGGGAGGGATTAAGGTTTtctttccactcaagtctaggtatCCCAGGCATAGCTAGGTGACGGTTTTAGCGTGACAGTCTAGGATCGCATGGTAGGGAGATAGCTAACTCATACCCAGAATAACAAcgaaatctaccatgtctaaaatTATTAAGTCTACCCAGGTACCATAACTCATAATTGTAACAGTGCAAGATTGAAACACATTACCTacaaccacagaatctccgaTCGGAGTAGacataagaatatgaatattaAGCAAGTCACAAGTCGCATAAAAAGCCCTAGAAAAGtaagtagacacataagaaaatatggagccCAGATCAAATAGTGCAGAAGCCTGCCGGTGACaaactgagatagtacctgtgatcATTGCATCTGAGCCCTAAGCCTCTAGCTTGCCTGGCATGGCATAGCAATGGTGACGCCCATCACTAGCCTGAGAACCTCCATGGTCCCCCTGAACTATCTGAGCACCACCCCTACCAGACTGATAGCCGCCCCTGTTGGGATGAGCGCCACCTCTACCTGTCGTGTGATCACCTTGCCCAGTCTGAGCACGGTTCCCACCAAAAGATCCCCCTTCTCTAATCGGAGCAATTGGGGTCCTGGGAGCCTAAAACTGGTCACTCTAGTTACTCTGCCTTAATCTAGGACAAAACCTCTTGCTGTACCTCTACTTGCCACACCTAAACCAGGTACGATCAAGAGTGGGCCTCTGAACTGACACCGAAGAAGTTGAAAAACCTCCCTGATCTAGAACTCGGGACTGAGAGTCCCCTGCCTGGCTAATAGAGTACTCAACGACTCCAGATGAGCCTCCAACCGAAGCCGGCATAATCTGTTGAACCTGAAGACCTGAGTAACTCTGGGATCCCTGTCCCTTAGAAAGTGTACCACTGAAATTACCACAATTTCGGGCCTTTTTCTCTGCATATTTGTTGTATTCATCCTGACGGACACCCTCAATGGTCTTCACATGGTCCACCACCTCCTGAAAAGAATAATCCCTGGTCACCAGCTGAAGAGCCGACAACTGAAAGGAAGTATTCAACCCCTTTACAAAACGAGTAACCCTCTCTTCCTCAGTAGGCAAAAGCTAGAGAGCATAACGAGCCAAAGAGTGAAATCGGAACTCGAAAGCAGCGACAGAGGAGTTACCCTGCTCAATATTACTGAACTCATTACTCCTTCTGTCCCTAAAGGTATGAGGAACATACTTCTCAAGAAAAATctggtagaactgagtccaagtcaacgGAGGCAAATTGGTTGCCCTACACTCTATAAACaccctccaccataacttggcatctCCCATGAGCTGAAATGTCACAAACGCTACTTCATAATTCTCAActgcccccatcttatggatCCTCTTGCGGCAATTAATAATGAACTCATAGGCACCCTCTGCCTTAGTACCAAAGAACTTtggaggcttcatcttagtgaacGTCCAAATCAAATCATGTTTGTCACCTATCATCACCGGTCCTCCCACTGGCCCAGGAAATAACTAGGTCCTGGGGCCTCATCTAAACGTGGAGCCACAGCTGCG from the Lycium ferocissimum isolate CSIRO_LF1 chromosome 11, AGI_CSIRO_Lferr_CH_V1, whole genome shotgun sequence genome contains:
- the LOC132038125 gene encoding uncharacterized protein LOC132038125 — protein: MKPPKFFGTKAEGAYEFIINCRKRIHKMGAVENYEVAFVTFQLMGDAKLWWRVFIECRATNLPPLTWTQFYQIFLEKYVPHTFRDRRSNEFSNIEQGNSSVAAFEFRFHSLLSALQLVTRDYSFQEVVDHVKTIEGVRQDEYNKYAEKKARNCGNFSGTLSKGQGSQSYSGLQVQQIMPASVGGSSGVVEYSISQAGDSQSRVLDQGGFSTSSVSVQRPTLDRTWFREGGSFGGNRAQTGQGDHTTGRGGAHPNRGGYQSGRGGAQIVQGDHGGSQASDGRHHCYAMPVCEFAEVFPANLSGMPLDRDIDLCIDLEPGTRPISIPSYRMTLAELRELKEQLRDLLSKGFIHPSVSLWGAFVLFMKKKDGTMRICIDYRQLNKVTIRNKYVIPRIDDMFDQLQGALSFLGHVVLKEGIMVDPTKITAVRDWARPTSVTKIPSFVGLASYYRCRVLAFIEVRSSLLDQIKAKQYDDSGLCKIRDKVMSGEAKEAMIAEEGVLRIKGRVCVPQVDENLSNEEEHVAILDRKVRQLRLKEITAVKVQWKNHPVEEATWETEFDMRNKYPYIFAE